One Oceanotoga teriensis genomic window, CTTGCCAAATGATCTGCCATCTTTTCAGTATTACCATACATGGAACCATATATTATAACAACGCCTTCTTCTGATTCATATTTACTCCATCTATCATATTTTTCTATTATTCTTTCAGGATGTTTTCTCCAAACTGGCCCATGTGTTGCCGCTATTATTTTTATATCGACATCTGACAACTTTTTTAAAGCTCTTTGCACCATAGGAGAATATTTACCAACTATATTTGAATAGTATCTTCTTATTTCATCTTCAAAAAAATCCAAATTAACCTCATCATCAAATATTCCACCATCAAGACTTCCAAATCCTCCAAAAGCATCTCCTGTGAACAAAATCTTACTCTTTGTTTCATATGTCATCATAGTTTCTGGCCAGTGAACCATTGGTGTCATATAAAATTTTAATTTATGTTCTCCGAGATCTATTTCATCTCCATCTTTTACTTCATATAAATTCTTTTGTATACCATATAAATCATTCAAAAATTCAAATGTTTTTTTATTTCCAATTATTTTCATATTAGGAAATTCTTCAAGTATTTCCTGTATAGATCCTGAATGATCTGGTTCCATATGATTTATTACAAGATAATCTATATCTTCACCATTTAAAAGATTTCTAATTTTTTCAATGAAAACACTGAATTTGTTTATTTTTACAGTATCCACTAAAACATTTTTTTTGTCTCTTATAATATAAGAATTATATGAAACTCCTTTATCCAAAGGCCATAAATTTTCAAATATAGCCGTTTCTCTATCATTAACACCAACATAAAAAATATCTTCAGTTATATTTATGAATCCATTCACAAATAATACCCCCTTTAGTCGATTGTTTGAGTCGTATTTAATTATACCATAAAAATTGTTCCCTTTTAATTAAATAAATTCAAAACTTAAATTAATGTTTTTATATTTTCAACAATATCATTAACAAGTTTAGGTTTTTCAATTATATCAAATTCATTTCCATCAACTATATAAATAGGTGATTGATCATAATCATTTATCCAATTATTATATAAATCATTTAATTGTTCCCAATATTCAATTGGTGTCTGAATCTCCATTTGTCTACCACGTTTATTTATACGTTTTAAAATTGTTTTTACATCTGTTTTTATGTAAATTAGTAGATCTGGTTTCTTTAAATATTGCAACATAGTATCAAATATTTGCTTATATGAATCATATTCGGGTTTGCTCATTTTATTGTTCATATAGAGATTTTTTGCAAATATTTCAGAGTCTTCATAAATAGATCTATCGAGTACAGCATTAACTTCTTTATCTATTATATCTTTTATACTTTTAAATCTATGAAATAAAAAATATGTTTGTAAATGATATGACCATCTTTTTTGATTATAATAAAAATCTTCAAGAAATGGATTATCCACAACAGATTCATAATATGGTTTAAATTCTATTTTATTGGAAATTATATTTGTAAATGTAGATTTTCCTGCACCTACATTTCCAGCAAAGACGATCATTTTATTTTTTTTCATCTATTTTCACCTCTATTATTTTTATAAGTCTTTCAAAATCTTCATTATTAAAAACATCAAATTTATCTCCATCCAAAATTATACAGTTTTTAATTTTTTTAAAAGTTTTTTTATAAGCTTCATCGACTTTTTTTAAATATTCAATATCTATTTTATTTTCAAACTCTCTTTTTCTGCTTTTTATTCTTTTAACAACTGTTTCAACAGAAGTGTCTATATATATTATTAAATCTGATTTTTCAAGATTTTCTGTGAGAATATCATATATTTTATAAAATTTTAATTTTTCTATTTCATTTTTTATAGTGATATTTGAAAAAATTTTATTTTTAATCATATCATAATCACTTATAATTAAAGAACTTTCTGACATGGAATTATATTGTTTATATCTGGATACAAGAAAAAACATTTCAGTTTGAAATCCAACATCTTCATTTCTATATAATAAAGGTAAATAAGGATTATTTTCAAACTCTTCTAATATCAATTCATCTGCTTTAAATTCTTTAAATAGAGCATTTGCTAATGTTGTTTTTCCACTACCTATATTTCCTTCTATATTTATTCTTATTTTATTCATAAGAATCACTCCTAAGTATTTTCTCAATATATTGTACCATAATACATTTTTTTGTCAATAAACATACAACAAATATTTATAATACCCCGTAATAGTATTTTTATTTTTTATTATCTGAAAATACAAAATAATATGTTAAAATTTAAATGTATTTATTATTAAAAAATTAATTAAATGGAGGAGATAAATTTGAAATTATCTATAATAGGACTTGGTAGAATGGGATATAATATGGCAATTAGATTACTAGAAGACGGCCATGAAGTTTTTGTATACAATAGAACTTCAGAAAAATCTGAAACTCTAAAGGAATACGGAGCAAAAGTTATTTATGATTTAAAAACAATTAAAAATGTTTTATCTACACCAAGAGTAGTTTGGTCAATGCTTCCAGCTGGAGATATAACTGAAAAAAACATTGAAATACTTTCAGAAATATTGGATGAAGAAGATATAATAATAGATGGAGCTAATACTAATTATAAAGATGATATTAAAAGATTTAATACCTTAAAAAATAAAGGTATTAATTATATAGATGCAGGTGTTTCTGGAGGAGTATGGGGATTGAAAGAAGGCTACTGTACAATGGTTGGGGGAGATGAAAAAATATTTGAATATATAGAACCTATAATAAAGTCTTTAGCTCCAAATAATGGGTATATGTATTGTGGTTCTACAGGAGCAGGTCATTATGTCAAAATGATACACAATGGTATAGAATATGGATTGATGGAAGCTTATGCAGAAGGTTTTGAACTTTTAAAAGCTTCAAAATATGGTGAAAATTTAAATCTTTCAGATATATCAAAAATGTGGAATAATGGAAGTGTTATAAGATCTTGGTTATTAGAATTGCTTGAAATAGCTTTTAAAGATGATTCTTCTCTCAAAGATATTCAAGGTTATGTTGAAGATTCTGGAGAAGCACGTTGGACTGTAAATGAAGCAATAGATAATGGTGTTTCTGTTCCAATAATATCAGCTTCTTTATTTAAACGTTTTCAATCAAGACAAAAAGATGTTTTTTCTGATAAAGTAGTAGCTGCTTTGAGAAATCAATTTGGTGGTCATGCACTTTATAAAAAAGATAGGAATATCAAAAAAACTTCTACCGGTGCCGGTAAAGTTGAATCAGCTAATCCAGATAAGAGGGATTTCTATGGAAAAAATAAATAAAAAAATAATAAGCCAAAGTAATAGTTGTGAAGAAATAAAAGCTGATAAATCATCAATAATAATATTTGGTGCTTCAGGTGATTTAACTTCAAGAAAGTTAATTCCGGCAATATTTAAACTTTTTAAAAGAAATCTTTTATCAGAAAATTTTTATGTTTTAGGTGTTGCAAGAACTCAAATGAATGATCAAAATTTTAGAGATAAAACAAAAAATATTATTTCAAATCTTTGCAAAGATGAAAAAATAATAAATAGATTTTTAAAAATAATATATTATCAAAATGGACAATATAATGATATTAATCTTTATAAAATACTAAATGATAAGATTAAATATTTGGATGATAAATACAAAACAAATGGAAATAATTTATTTTATTTTGCAACTCCACCAGATATACATTCAATAATAATAAAAAAATTAGGTGAAGTTGGTTTAAATGATCAAAAAAATAATTTCAAAAGAGTTATAATTGAAAAACCTTTTGGTAGTGATTTAAATTCTTCTAACTCTTTAGATGATGAACTTCATAAGTATTTAGAAGAACAGCAAATATATAGAATCGACCATTATCTTGGAAAAGAAACAGTTCAAAACATTATGATGTTAAGATTTGCGAATATAATATTTGAACCTATATGGAATTATAAATATATAGATAATATTCAAATAACAGTATCAGAATCCCTTGGTATTGGTCATAGAGCTGGATACTTTGAAAATGCAGGTCTTTTAAGAGATATGTTTCAAAATCATATGCTTCAACTTTTGACTCTTGTCGCAATGGAGCCTCCAGCATCCTTAGAACCTGTAAGCGTTAGAAATGAAAAAGTTAAACTTTTAAAATCTATAAGACCTTTTAACAATAAAAACATAGATGATAATCTTGTCAGAGGACAATATATTTCCTCCAAAATCGATGATGAAATAGTTCCAGGGTATAGAGAAGAAAAAAATGTAGCCAAGAATTCTTGCACTGAAACATATGTAGCTGGAAAATTTTTTATAGATAATTGGCGTTGGAGTGGAGTTCCATTTTATCTTAGATCCGGCAAAAGACTTAAAAAAAAATTAAGTCAAATTGCAATAATATTTAAAGATGTTCCACATTCCATTTTTTCACATGATTTTATAAATTTAGAACAAAATTCTTTAATTTTAAATGTACAACCAGATGAAGGATTTTCTCTTTATATACAGGCAAAACAACCTGGTTCTAAATTATGTTTAAACACTTTAAATATGGATTTTAAATATAAGAATCATTTTGATTTTGATCCACCAGAAGCTTATGAAAGATTAATTTTAGATGCTTTAATAGGTGATCAAACTTTATTTGTAAGAAGCGATGCTATGAAAATATCTTGGGAACTTTTAGAACCCATAATTAATAAATGGAAAAAAGAAAATACTTTGAATTTTTATGAAGCAGGAACATGGGGGCCTAAAGAGAGTAGTAGATTATTTAAAAATGGTACATGGTATCCATTGAGGTGATTTTATGAAAATTTATTTGTTTAAAAATGAAGATGAAATGGCTAATAGATCTGCAAAATTATTCTATGAAGAATATTTAAAAAATAGTAATTCTTTTAAAGTAATGCTTTCAGGAGGATCTACTCCAATAAATATGTATAAAATAATAATATCTGAATATAAAGATAAAATAAACTGGGAAAATGTTTTAATATTTTTTGGCGATGAACGATTTATTTCTGAAAATTCTTCAAATAACAATTATAAAAATACTTATGAAAATTTTTTAAAACATATTCCAATACCAAAGTCAAACATATTTAAAATAAGAACAGATATTCCAATAGAAAAATCTATAATAGATTATGAAAATAAAATTATAACAAAAACTAAAAATTATAAATTTAATTTAATATATTTAGGTATAGGAAATGATGGTCACACAGCTTCTTTATTTCCAGATGAGTTAAAGAAAAAAGGATTTATCATATACACAGAAAAAGAACATGGAAATCCTCCATTAAAAAGAATCTCTGTCAACTTTGATTTAATAGAAAAAGCTGACAAAATTATTTTTATGTCAAATTATAAAAAAAAGGAAAAAGTTTTAAATCAAATAATAGAAAATTTTGAAACAGTAAAAAATAAATATCCTACAACATCATTAAAAAATCAAAATATTTATTATTTAATTGCAAAAGACGGATATTAAAATATCCGTCTTTTATAAATTAAAAATATCATTCAAATTTTACTATTATATCTGGATCTAAGATTCTAAATGTGAAAGACTCCATAATAAAAAATTTTATCTTATCTTCTGTACAATTATGATATCCTATAGAAAAATCTTGTCCAACAATTAATTCTATGTCTTCATGTTTTAATGGCATTAAAATAGCTCCATCTAAAACATGGGACAAAATTATTTTTGTTCCTAAAGATTCTTCTATTTTCTTTTTTAATGGATAATTATCAGAAAATTTATTTATTTTTTTCCAATTATCTGGTCCAACAATTAAAACTAAATCAGATTTAACATATGAACTTCTCAATTCAAGAATTCCTTTTGCAAGTGATTCCATAATTTCAGATGATGAGTTACCAAATTCAATTTTATTTGAAGATGTTTGAATTATACCTTTTATATTTGCTTGCGATAAAGAATTATAAATGGCATTTTCTTCAAAAAGAGCCGCTCTTTTAACAGCATCTTCCAATGGTGAAAAATCTATATCTTTAGCTCCTCTAAATATGTTATCTAATTCCCATCTGTTCAATTCAAAATCTATTCTTTGTTCAACTAAAGGTTTTACTTTATATATACCGAAATTAACTCCTTCTTTACTTTCTTCAACTGCAATTCTTCCTTCTGATAAAACATTATAATCAATTCCAAAAGGACCTATGAAGTTAACTACTTTTCTGGCAGATAAATACGAATTAAAAACATCTTTAGCTCTTTCGTCTATTTCTGACCAAATTTCTTTTGAAATTGGAGCTAAATCTCTTTTAAATATACTCATAAATTTAAACTCCCCCTCTTTTTATTTATTCATGTCTTTTATTCCTAAAGATTCATCTTTTGAATCTTCACTTTTTTCAATTTCTTCTTCCAAATCTGTTATATTTCCCTCTTTAAAAAGGTATGTTTTCATTTCTTCATCCCAACCATCCATATTTCTTCTAAGCCATTCAAGTGTCATAACAGCATGTTCTATTTCTTCATCTCTATTATGAGCCATAATAGATTTTAATTCTTCATTTTCTGCGAGGGCAACTCTTTGATTATACCAATCAACTGCCTCTATTTCTTCTTTTAAACTATTCAAAGCTCTTGTTAAATCTCTTGTTCTTTGATCTAAAGCATCATATGATTCATGATAATCTCCCATATTTTCCTCCGGAAAATCCGGATTATCACCTACCTTTAAATAAAATATTAGTTTGTTCTAAGTACCATTATAACATTTTTTCTTTATATATTTTTAAACATAAAGTAAAACACCCTTTTAAAAATTAATATTATACAATTTTAAGAAAAAATCAAAAAAAATATTGTATAATAATATATGAAATATATTTTTCTATAGTATTAATAATGTAATACTATTTATAAAAATATTAATATAATTATACAGGGGGACTATTATGAATTTTAGACCTTATTATTTTAAAAATAATAAATCTTTTTTTATGTCGATTTTTGATAAAATAAACAAATTTCTTGATAAAAACTATCACAAGATAAATGATATTTATGAATTGAATGAATATGATGCATATTTAATGATGTTATATATAGATTCAATAGGAATAAATTATATTTATTGGGATAATTTTATAAAAAAAATAAATAATATTTTAAAAATAAATAATGATACAAATTCAATTGAAATAATGCAAAATGTATATCTTAAACTTATAAATGAAATAAAAAATACTTCTCATTATACAAAAGATAAAAATTTAAACTTGATTTTAAATGATATATTTGAAATATATATAATCAATTATAATGACAAAATAAATACCATTTTAAATAAAATGAACACCCTCGAAAAAGAAAATTTTATTGATTATATTTTAAAATCTAACTTAAATTCTGATAAAAGTGAAATCCCAGAATATAATTTGTTTATTTTTCATGCCATACAAGAAAATAATAAACTTTTCGATGAATATATAATAGATCTTTTGAAATCAATATACAAAAAAAGTCATGATTCAAAAGAAGAAAAAAAATCTTTAAATGAACAATCAGAAAATATTTTAAAAAAAGTGGATTATGAATTTTTATTGAAAGAAAATGAAAGACTTTCGAAAGAAAATTCCGAATTAAAAAAACTCTTGAAACAAATACTTCATAAAATAGATGATGTTGTTTAATTAATTAGACAATTTGTATGATATAATAAATTTGACTTAATTCTTACAAAAAGGGGATTTACCCCTTTTTACCCTTTTATTAAAGGAGGTTAAAAAATGAAAGACTTAAAAGATATAAATGAATATCTTAAATCTAAAGTAAAAAAAGGTAAAAAAAATTATGCTGTTCCAAAAAATTGGATGCCAGAAAATTATTCGGGTGATGTTAAATTAAATGGAAGAAAATTTTTCTTAAACCCTTATGAATACGTTTCCAGCGTTATTGATGAAATTTTAAAAAACTCTGATGAAAAAAAAGATTATTCTAATCCTTTGTCTTTTATAAAAGAAGAAAAAGATCCTTCATGGGTAAATTTATCAACTATGTATGGGGCACATATAAGAGCTACAGCTGCATATATACATGATCAAAAAACTATTTTTATGCCTATAGATAAACTCGGATATACAGAATCTGGTACATATTTAAAAATGATCGCTATGATACCTTATTTTAAAAAAATGAATATCGATTGTATATATCTTCTACCTATAAGCCAAAGCTCTAATAAATTTAAAAAAGGTGAAGTGGGATCACCATATGCAGTAAAAGATTATTTTAGTGTGGAAAAAGATTATAAAGATACTCTTTTGGATGATGAATTTTCATCTAATCAACAATTTGCAGCTTTTGTACAGGCCTGCCATATAATGGAAATAAGAGTTATGTTAGATTTTGTTCCAAGAACTGCTGCAAGAGATAATAAATTAATATTAGATCATCCAGAATGGTTTTATTGGATAGACTTAAAAGAATTAAATTCTTATGCACCACCAAAAATAAAAAATTTAAAATTTGAACAACCTACAAAAGAAAATTTAGAAATTTTATATAATGATGATGAAGTAAAAAAACATCTATCTAAATTTAGATTTGATCCAAAAACTACAAACCCTAAAAAATGGGAAACTTTTTTGAAAAAAAATAAGGATAATCCTGATTTCTTTGATGAATTAATAAAATCATTCAAAATTATCACTGTACCAGGTTTTTCTGATTGGATAAACGATACTCAACCCACTTGGGATGATATAACATTCTTAAGACTCTAT contains:
- a CDS encoding FprA family A-type flavoprotein — translated: MNGFINITEDIFYVGVNDRETAIFENLWPLDKGVSYNSYIIRDKKNVLVDTVKINKFSVFIEKIRNLLNGEDIDYLVINHMEPDHSGSIQEILEEFPNMKIIGNKKTFEFLNDLYGIQKNLYEVKDGDEIDLGEHKLKFYMTPMVHWPETMMTYETKSKILFTGDAFGGFGSLDGGIFDDEVNLDFFEDEIRRYYSNIVGKYSPMVQRALKKLSDVDIKIIAATHGPVWRKHPERIIEKYDRWSKYESEEGVVIIYGSMYGNTEKMADHLARKIAEQGIKNIKVINASKTHLSHIINEIWRFKGVMLGSCTYNTGLFPPMEEIVQWISHTGLKNRVLGIFGTYGWSGGGVSTIEKYAENFKWPIVNESVEAKLSAKEDDLKKLDELAKAMADAVKNN
- a CDS encoding deoxynucleoside kinase encodes the protein MKKNKMIVFAGNVGAGKSTFTNIISNKIEFKPYYESVVDNPFLEDFYYNQKRWSYHLQTYFLFHRFKSIKDIIDKEVNAVLDRSIYEDSEIFAKNLYMNNKMSKPEYDSYKQIFDTMLQYLKKPDLLIYIKTDVKTILKRINKRGRQMEIQTPIEYWEQLNDLYNNWINDYDQSPIYIVDGNEFDIIEKPKLVNDIVENIKTLI
- a CDS encoding deoxynucleoside kinase — encoded protein: MNKIRINIEGNIGSGKTTLANALFKEFKADELILEEFENNPYLPLLYRNEDVGFQTEMFFLVSRYKQYNSMSESSLIISDYDMIKNKIFSNITIKNEIEKLKFYKIYDILTENLEKSDLIIYIDTSVETVVKRIKSRKREFENKIDIEYLKKVDEAYKKTFKKIKNCIILDGDKFDVFNNEDFERLIKIIEVKIDEKK
- the gnd gene encoding phosphogluconate dehydrogenase (NAD(+)-dependent, decarboxylating); translation: MKLSIIGLGRMGYNMAIRLLEDGHEVFVYNRTSEKSETLKEYGAKVIYDLKTIKNVLSTPRVVWSMLPAGDITEKNIEILSEILDEEDIIIDGANTNYKDDIKRFNTLKNKGINYIDAGVSGGVWGLKEGYCTMVGGDEKIFEYIEPIIKSLAPNNGYMYCGSTGAGHYVKMIHNGIEYGLMEAYAEGFELLKASKYGENLNLSDISKMWNNGSVIRSWLLELLEIAFKDDSSLKDIQGYVEDSGEARWTVNEAIDNGVSVPIISASLFKRFQSRQKDVFSDKVVAALRNQFGGHALYKKDRNIKKTSTGAGKVESANPDKRDFYGKNK
- the zwf gene encoding glucose-6-phosphate dehydrogenase translates to MEKINKKIISQSNSCEEIKADKSSIIIFGASGDLTSRKLIPAIFKLFKRNLLSENFYVLGVARTQMNDQNFRDKTKNIISNLCKDEKIINRFLKIIYYQNGQYNDINLYKILNDKIKYLDDKYKTNGNNLFYFATPPDIHSIIIKKLGEVGLNDQKNNFKRVIIEKPFGSDLNSSNSLDDELHKYLEEQQIYRIDHYLGKETVQNIMMLRFANIIFEPIWNYKYIDNIQITVSESLGIGHRAGYFENAGLLRDMFQNHMLQLLTLVAMEPPASLEPVSVRNEKVKLLKSIRPFNNKNIDDNLVRGQYISSKIDDEIVPGYREEKNVAKNSCTETYVAGKFFIDNWRWSGVPFYLRSGKRLKKKLSQIAIIFKDVPHSIFSHDFINLEQNSLILNVQPDEGFSLYIQAKQPGSKLCLNTLNMDFKYKNHFDFDPPEAYERLILDALIGDQTLFVRSDAMKISWELLEPIINKWKKENTLNFYEAGTWGPKESSRLFKNGTWYPLR
- the pgl gene encoding 6-phosphogluconolactonase codes for the protein MKIYLFKNEDEMANRSAKLFYEEYLKNSNSFKVMLSGGSTPINMYKIIISEYKDKINWENVLIFFGDERFISENSSNNNYKNTYENFLKHIPIPKSNIFKIRTDIPIEKSIIDYENKIITKTKNYKFNLIYLGIGNDGHTASLFPDELKKKGFIIYTEKEHGNPPLKRISVNFDLIEKADKIIFMSNYKKKEKVLNQIIENFETVKNKYPTTSLKNQNIYYLIAKDGY
- a CDS encoding family 1 encapsulin nanocompartment shell protein gives rise to the protein MSIFKRDLAPISKEIWSEIDERAKDVFNSYLSARKVVNFIGPFGIDYNVLSEGRIAVEESKEGVNFGIYKVKPLVEQRIDFELNRWELDNIFRGAKDIDFSPLEDAVKRAALFEENAIYNSLSQANIKGIIQTSSNKIEFGNSSSEIMESLAKGILELRSSYVKSDLVLIVGPDNWKKINKFSDNYPLKKKIEESLGTKIILSHVLDGAILMPLKHEDIELIVGQDFSIGYHNCTEDKIKFFIMESFTFRILDPDIIVKFE
- a CDS encoding encapsulin-associated ferritin-like protein, giving the protein MGDYHESYDALDQRTRDLTRALNSLKEEIEAVDWYNQRVALAENEELKSIMAHNRDEEIEHAVMTLEWLRRNMDGWDEEMKTYLFKEGNITDLEEEIEKSEDSKDESLGIKDMNK